In Ananas comosus cultivar F153 unplaced genomic scaffold, ASM154086v1, whole genome shotgun sequence, a single genomic region encodes these proteins:
- the LOC109703794 gene encoding cytochrome P450 72A15-like, with protein sequence MHVYMYIYTGKTSFTWFGPHPRVTLMDPELVREVLSDKSGCLQKPRNPLARLLASGLAAYEGQKWTKHRRIINPAFHLEKLKHMMAAFSLCCDELIDRWDGLIGGRGSGEVDVWPELQSFTGDVISRAAFGSSYREGRRIFELQEEQAPLVMEVLQSLYIPGYRF encoded by the exons ATgcatgtgtatatgtatatatatacaggtaAAACATCGTTCACTTGGTTCGGGCCGCACCCGAGAGTGACTCTAATGGATCCGGAGCTGGTGCGAGAAGTGCTGTCGGATAAATCCGGCTGCTTGCAGAAGCCCAGAAATCCCCTGGCGAGGCTTCTGGCATCCGGACTCGCAGCTTATGAAGGTCAGAAGTGGACCAAACACAGAAGAATCATCAATCCTGCTTTTCACTTGGAAAAACTGAAG CACATGATGGCCGCATTTTCGCTCTGCTGCGACGAGCTGATCGATAGGTGGGACGGGCTCATCGGTGGTAGAGGGTCGGGCGAAGTAGACGTGTGGCCCGAGCTGCAGAGCTTCACCGGAGACGTGATTTCCCGAGCTGCGTTTGGGAGCAGCTACCGCGAGGGGCGGCGCATTTTCGAACTGCAGGAAGAGCAAGCTCCGCTTGTCATGGAAGTGCTTCAAAGCCTATACATCCCTGGCTACAGGTTCTGA